A genomic stretch from Nocardia wallacei includes:
- a CDS encoding SAM-dependent methyltransferase, producing MVEGTEGPAPERNRTPEPFDPGQLNSARVYDYLLGGKDNYEVDRDMARQLLSSAPELKTLAWFTRTFMRKAVEMAADAGIRQFVDLGSGIPVSPNVHEVAQEIEPSARVVYVDYDPLVFAHCDALLAGSAGVTALLGDVRRPDELLDQLSERGLIDLDEPVAITLVSVLHYVMDDENPAGIVAGFRDRLAPGSYLALTHGSSDSDPAILQVLAGTANTSAQVCFRSTAQTEAFMDGFELLEPGVVPVQQWLRPGLPDTRMVMLGAIGRKP from the coding sequence GTGGTCGAAGGAACTGAAGGCCCTGCGCCGGAACGCAATCGGACACCGGAACCGTTCGATCCCGGCCAGCTGAACTCCGCCCGGGTGTACGACTACCTGCTGGGCGGGAAGGACAACTACGAGGTCGACCGGGACATGGCGCGCCAACTGCTGTCGAGCGCACCCGAACTCAAGACCTTGGCCTGGTTCACCCGGACATTCATGCGCAAAGCGGTCGAGATGGCCGCCGATGCCGGTATCCGCCAGTTCGTCGATCTCGGCTCGGGTATCCCGGTCTCGCCCAATGTGCACGAGGTGGCTCAGGAGATCGAGCCGTCGGCACGGGTGGTGTACGTCGACTACGATCCGCTAGTGTTCGCCCATTGCGACGCGCTGCTGGCCGGATCGGCCGGTGTGACAGCGCTGTTGGGAGATGTTCGCCGCCCCGACGAGCTCCTCGATCAACTGAGCGAGCGCGGCCTGATCGATCTCGACGAGCCGGTAGCCATCACGCTCGTCAGTGTGCTGCATTACGTGATGGACGACGAAAACCCCGCCGGCATCGTCGCCGGTTTCCGAGATCGGCTGGCACCGGGCAGCTATCTGGCGCTCACGCACGGCTCCAGTGACTCGGACCCGGCGATACTCCAGGTACTCGCCGGCACCGCCAACACCTCGGCCCAGGTCTGTTTCCGCTCCACAGCGCAAACGGAGGCGTTCATGGACGGTTTCGAGTTGCTCGAACCCGGTGTGGTGCCGGTACAGCAGTGGCTGCGCCCCGGCTTGCCGGACACTCGAATGGTCATGCTCGGTGCGATCGGCCGCAAACCCTGA
- a CDS encoding ABC transporter ATP-binding protein: MIEIRDLTLSYPGVTVLDVPELTVADGALTYLIGLNGTGKTTLLRCICGVIAPAVGTVRVDGTLVRAHRTTPATLGMHLNYRAFDPRHTARRHLRWIARARGLPTGRVGDVLEIVDLVRVADRRLGHYSLGMLQRVGIAAALLSEPRTLLLDEPLNGLDIAGIRWIRELLRRLADAGTCVLVATHLLDEVERNADHIVILGDRRILADQPFAHLMDTLEPGESSLEDAYLRIAGLPTDVTSGVAP; encoded by the coding sequence GTGATCGAAATCCGCGACCTCACGCTGAGCTATCCCGGCGTGACCGTCCTCGATGTTCCCGAACTGACCGTGGCCGACGGTGCACTCACTTACCTGATCGGCCTCAACGGCACCGGCAAAACCACGCTGCTGCGGTGTATTTGCGGTGTCATCGCGCCTGCCGTCGGCACCGTCCGGGTCGACGGCACGCTCGTCCGGGCACATCGGACCACACCGGCAACCCTCGGAATGCACTTGAACTACCGCGCTTTCGACCCACGTCACACCGCGCGGCGGCATCTGCGCTGGATCGCCCGCGCGCGTGGACTGCCCACCGGCCGGGTCGGCGATGTGCTCGAGATCGTCGACCTCGTCCGGGTCGCCGATCGCCGGCTGGGCCACTATTCGCTCGGGATGCTCCAACGCGTCGGCATCGCCGCCGCGCTGCTCTCCGAGCCCCGGACCCTGCTGCTCGACGAACCCCTCAACGGCCTCGACATCGCGGGCATCCGCTGGATACGCGAACTGCTGCGCCGTCTCGCCGACGCCGGGACGTGTGTCCTGGTCGCCACGCACCTGCTCGACGAGGTGGAACGCAACGCCGACCACATCGTCATCCTCGGTGACCGGCGCATTCTGGCCGACCAGCCGTTCGCTCACCTGATGGACACCCTCGAGCCCGGCGAGAGCAGCCTCGAGGACGCCTATCTGCGGATCGCCGGTCTGCCGACCGACGTGACGTCGGGTGTGGCCCCGTGA
- a CDS encoding ABC transporter permease has product MSGPGPVTLIRRGIAAEWTRTTGRGFLWTVAVPLTFVLPLAVTFGIAAVAERLASLPGQSYLATVSTTNSVYWVITLSVSVMMVATAYAHATQWRGQASDLNAFLFARSWTVALARWIYYGIITAISTVVLLVVVMVTLPHQFPQIYGDVDITDSAGIRFLWTVPSYAFAACGVGVAAGSMIRTPSAAVAVLLFWVYVAENSMNLLPHGYTLQAYAPFLNAVAATGQEVAFIPRFGRNGSLLYFVVVAVALFVLTAVLPILGRRISGYRRAASLTKSRAA; this is encoded by the coding sequence GTGAGCGGCCCCGGTCCGGTGACCCTGATCCGCCGCGGCATCGCCGCCGAATGGACCCGCACCACCGGGCGTGGCTTCCTGTGGACCGTCGCGGTCCCCCTCACGTTCGTGCTGCCGCTGGCCGTCACGTTCGGAATCGCCGCTGTCGCAGAACGTCTTGCGAGCCTGCCCGGACAGAGTTACCTGGCCACGGTCTCCACCACCAACTCCGTGTACTGGGTGATCACCTTGTCGGTGTCGGTCATGATGGTCGCCACCGCTTACGCCCATGCCACCCAATGGCGCGGTCAGGCAAGCGATCTCAACGCGTTTCTGTTCGCCCGATCCTGGACGGTCGCGTTGGCCCGGTGGATCTACTACGGCATCATCACGGCGATATCGACAGTCGTCCTGCTCGTCGTCGTCATGGTCACGCTGCCGCACCAGTTCCCGCAAATCTATGGGGACGTGGACATTACGGACTCCGCCGGTATCCGTTTCCTGTGGACCGTGCCGAGTTACGCGTTCGCCGCGTGCGGTGTGGGCGTCGCGGCCGGGTCGATGATCCGCACTCCGTCCGCCGCCGTCGCCGTGCTGTTGTTCTGGGTCTATGTGGCCGAGAATTCCATGAATCTGCTACCCCACGGGTACACCTTGCAGGCCTATGCCCCGTTCCTCAACGCGGTCGCCGCGACCGGGCAGGAAGTCGCCTTCATCCCTCGTTTCGGCCGCAACGGCTCGCTGCTCTACTTCGTTGTCGTCGCCGTCGCCCTTTTCGTCCTCACCGCCGTGCTGCCCATCCTCGGGCGCCGGATATCCGGATATCGCAGGGCGGCTTCGCTCACCAAATCACGCGCAGCCTGA
- a CDS encoding cytochrome P450, which produces MDLRDVPSGPGRLPVVGHGWRMWRDPVQFMVDLAGVGKITRVDIGSRVVYVITDFELLHRVLVENSDAYERGLLFERIRLIFEDSLIVADGEEHRDLRRLLQPAFHRAELDSYAPVIKRNADALASSWRPGQIIEARSALLDVVIANLLGSLFSHEPETAELQLISGLIEDIGAGAIVGSVLPKQLASLPLPVNRKFLSAGTRLRGYCQELLAARRAGGERRDDLLDILLYSSDAEHRSDKFLAAQAVTVLFGGIDASTATLTWALYELSQRPEVASKLRQEISAAGEADPRSLDQLDYLNRFLNEVTRFHSPLLQTRRTVTTVELGGFTFPAGTDIGYSIAAVHRNPHIFPEPHTFDPDRWSGGNSGSKCRSFVPFSMGNQMCLGNNYAWQAMQTILHSLLSKWEFKPVATKPVRAMGPIPGMRSLPLEVQPVSV; this is translated from the coding sequence GTGGATCTTCGTGACGTCCCGAGCGGACCCGGCCGTTTGCCTGTCGTCGGACACGGCTGGAGAATGTGGCGTGATCCGGTCCAGTTCATGGTGGACCTGGCCGGCGTCGGGAAGATCACGCGAGTCGATATCGGCAGCCGCGTCGTCTACGTCATCACCGATTTCGAACTACTGCACCGGGTGTTGGTGGAGAATTCCGACGCCTACGAGCGCGGGCTTCTCTTCGAACGTATCCGCCTCATATTCGAGGATTCGTTGATCGTCGCGGATGGCGAGGAACACAGGGATCTTCGTCGCCTGCTGCAACCGGCGTTCCACCGAGCAGAGCTGGACAGCTACGCGCCCGTCATCAAACGTAACGCGGACGCGCTGGCGAGTTCGTGGCGACCGGGCCAGATCATCGAAGCTCGTTCCGCGCTGCTGGACGTGGTGATCGCCAATCTGCTGGGGTCCTTGTTCTCGCACGAGCCCGAAACCGCGGAGCTCCAACTGATCTCGGGCCTGATCGAGGATATCGGCGCGGGCGCCATTGTCGGCAGTGTGCTGCCCAAACAGCTGGCGAGCCTGCCATTGCCGGTGAACCGCAAATTCCTGTCGGCGGGAACCCGGCTGCGGGGCTACTGTCAGGAACTGCTCGCCGCGCGCCGGGCCGGGGGCGAGCGCCGGGACGACCTGCTCGACATCCTGCTGTACTCCTCGGACGCGGAACACCGCAGCGACAAGTTCCTGGCCGCGCAGGCGGTCACCGTTCTCTTCGGCGGTATCGACGCCTCGACCGCCACGCTGACCTGGGCGCTGTACGAGTTGTCACAGCGTCCGGAGGTGGCGTCGAAGCTGCGGCAGGAAATCTCCGCCGCGGGCGAAGCGGATCCCCGCAGCCTCGACCAACTCGACTACCTGAACCGATTCCTGAACGAGGTCACGCGGTTCCATTCGCCACTACTGCAGACCAGGCGCACCGTCACCACGGTCGAACTCGGCGGGTTCACCTTTCCTGCCGGAACCGATATCGGCTACAGCATCGCTGCCGTTCACCGCAACCCGCACATCTTCCCCGAGCCGCACACATTCGACCCCGATCGGTGGTCCGGCGGGAACTCCGGCTCGAAATGCCGGAGCTTCGTTCCGTTCAGCATGGGCAACCAGATGTGCCTCGGCAACAATTACGCCTGGCAGGCCATGCAGACGATACTGCACAGTTTGCTGTCGAAGTGGGAGTTCAAGCCGGTCGCGACCAAGCCCGTGCGAGCCATGGGCCCGATCCCCGGCATGCGAAGTCTTCCGCTCGAGGTTCAGCCGGTATCGGTGTGA
- a CDS encoding ATP-dependent helicase — protein sequence MRSDGSVRLVRRGETAPRVREWGAEVRALFDGAAGAAGWLPWQVLGGPGSGKTALLTDIASERIAAGADPDSILVLTHSKQAALRVRNAVTRQLAAAFGGVPGATREPLVRTVHSYAFAIVRRHAAAHGNPPPRLLTGAEQDVVLREMLRGELADIQEGYGGDTDRWPQRLQPALGTIGFAEQLRDLMLRTTERGLGPEDLVELGRRYDRPEWEAAGRFAERYEQAMLLRWSVGVEAPEASAPALDAAELVGAALDVLALDPELLAAERERVRCLLVDDAQHLDPLAAQLVRAIGSGAATTVVAGDPDQSVFTFRGADARFVAELDVPAERRIILRENHRCARAVHEAVVRVSGRLPGSAPQRFDGRENPTVTAETVTDGGEVQVRVLTTPAKEAALIADHLRRAHLTDGVPWSRMAVVVRSVPLFLAPLRRALLAAGVPVLQPKPDVPLARRRGAAWMLLSLRALLSGDRDRPDLFTEDDTLDLLSGPLGGADQITLRRLRRGIRRTLLERGSRAATDDPWAGAADGDDAPAAAAREAEGPADVTGQAKGGVVDDDFAWEAVDSAYSPDLDRSSAEVLRELITGVGDFTVLDRLTEVEAAPLRRVLKAVGRARKAARRGAGLEDVLWALWTASNLERRWVGQSERGGAVGMQADRDLDAAVGLFDAAAAFVDRLPRATIEGFVEYLELQEIPQDSAPLTDPGDAVAIVSAHAAAGREWDVVAVAGVQEGIWPNLRPRGTLLGIEDLVDLVAGVVDSGDRVSRAAPILAEERRLLLLACSRARRSLLVTAVESVSGDRDLVPSRFLGELDETADSSEPGRIPSPVDPGRALVMQALIAELRGVACDCEENPRRRQRAARELARLARAGVRGAHPDDWYGTAELSSQMPLWGDDQGPVALSPSTVELLQTCPLRWALERHGGSDGDNPYAVKGNLVHTLVQALAGQVSEAQVKAALVRAWKTVDPTASDDGPHSWHSRQELRRTESMLDTFLAWLHNTRNELTQLGVEVPVDCVLPARAPGEYAVRIRGRVDRVERDAFGRFVIVDVKTGKTPISKQAAQDHAQLATYQVAAAAGALDDGSPDAEPGGARLVYVAKPSTKEGAAQRMQAALDADGVEQWRDAIHQAAAATRGPSYLAMRNDGCRHCSVSGSCPVQDTGRQVTDT from the coding sequence ATGCGATCGGATGGCTCGGTGCGATTGGTGCGTCGCGGCGAGACGGCCCCCCGGGTGCGGGAATGGGGGGCCGAGGTCCGCGCGCTGTTCGACGGCGCGGCCGGGGCGGCCGGGTGGCTGCCCTGGCAGGTGCTCGGCGGCCCGGGGTCGGGTAAGACCGCGCTGCTCACCGATATCGCGTCCGAGCGGATCGCCGCGGGCGCGGACCCGGATTCGATTCTGGTGCTGACCCATTCCAAGCAGGCGGCGCTGCGGGTGCGCAACGCAGTCACCCGGCAACTGGCCGCCGCGTTCGGCGGGGTGCCCGGGGCGACGCGGGAACCGCTGGTTCGCACGGTGCACTCCTACGCCTTCGCGATCGTGCGCCGGCATGCCGCCGCGCACGGCAACCCGCCGCCACGGCTGCTCACCGGCGCCGAGCAGGACGTGGTGCTGCGCGAGATGCTTCGCGGCGAGCTGGCCGATATCCAGGAGGGTTACGGCGGGGACACCGACCGCTGGCCGCAGCGACTGCAACCGGCGCTGGGCACGATCGGATTCGCCGAGCAGTTGCGCGATCTGATGCTCCGCACCACCGAGCGCGGGCTCGGGCCGGAGGACCTGGTCGAATTGGGCCGCCGGTACGACCGGCCGGAATGGGAGGCCGCGGGCCGCTTCGCCGAGCGCTACGAGCAGGCTATGCTGCTGCGCTGGTCGGTCGGTGTGGAGGCGCCGGAGGCGAGTGCGCCCGCGCTGGACGCCGCGGAGCTCGTCGGCGCGGCACTGGATGTGCTGGCGCTGGACCCGGAGCTGCTGGCGGCCGAACGCGAGCGGGTTCGCTGTCTGCTCGTCGACGACGCGCAGCATCTGGATCCGCTTGCGGCGCAACTCGTTCGCGCCATCGGGTCGGGCGCGGCGACGACGGTGGTGGCCGGTGACCCCGACCAGTCCGTGTTCACTTTCCGCGGCGCGGACGCCCGCTTCGTCGCCGAGCTGGACGTGCCCGCCGAGCGGCGAATCATCCTGCGCGAGAATCATCGTTGCGCGCGTGCCGTGCACGAGGCCGTGGTCCGGGTGTCCGGGCGGCTGCCCGGCAGCGCGCCGCAGCGCTTCGACGGACGCGAAAACCCCACTGTCACAGCCGAAACGGTCACGGACGGCGGCGAGGTCCAGGTGCGGGTGCTGACCACCCCGGCGAAGGAAGCCGCCCTGATCGCCGACCACCTGCGCCGCGCCCATCTGACCGACGGCGTGCCCTGGTCGCGCATGGCGGTCGTCGTCCGCTCGGTACCGCTGTTCCTCGCCCCGCTGCGCCGCGCCCTGCTGGCAGCGGGAGTGCCCGTCCTGCAACCGAAACCGGACGTTCCCCTGGCCCGCCGCCGCGGGGCGGCCTGGATGCTGCTGTCCTTACGTGCCCTGCTCTCCGGCGACCGCGACCGCCCCGACCTGTTCACCGAGGACGACACCCTCGACCTGCTCTCCGGCCCCCTGGGCGGCGCCGACCAGATCACCCTCCGCCGCCTCCGCCGCGGCATCCGCCGCACCCTCCTGGAGCGCGGATCCCGCGCCGCCACCGACGACCCGTGGGCAGGCGCGGCCGACGGTGACGACGCCCCCGCCGCTGCCGCGAGGGAAGCGGAAGGCCCCGCCGATGTGACCGGCCAGGCGAAGGGGGGTGTTGTGGATGACGACTTCGCTTGGGAGGCAGTGGATTCCGCTTACTCTCCGGATTTGGATCGATCGTCGGCGGAGGTGTTGCGGGAGCTGATCACCGGGGTGGGGGATTTCACGGTGCTGGATCGGCTCACCGAGGTGGAGGCGGCGCCGTTGCGGCGGGTGTTGAAGGCGGTGGGGCGGGCTCGGAAGGCGGCGCGGCGCGGCGCGGGGCTCGAGGACGTGTTGTGGGCGTTGTGGACGGCGTCGAATCTGGAGCGGCGCTGGGTCGGGCAGTCCGAGCGTGGGGGCGCGGTCGGCATGCAGGCCGACCGCGATCTGGATGCGGCGGTCGGATTGTTCGATGCCGCGGCCGCCTTCGTCGACCGGCTGCCGCGCGCCACCATCGAGGGCTTCGTGGAATATCTGGAGCTCCAGGAGATCCCGCAGGATTCGGCGCCGCTCACCGACCCGGGCGACGCCGTCGCCATCGTCAGCGCGCACGCCGCCGCGGGCCGGGAATGGGATGTCGTCGCGGTAGCCGGTGTGCAGGAAGGGATCTGGCCCAACCTGCGCCCGCGCGGCACGCTGCTCGGCATCGAGGATCTGGTGGACCTGGTCGCCGGCGTGGTGGATTCCGGTGACCGGGTGAGCCGCGCGGCCCCGATCCTGGCCGAGGAGCGGCGACTACTGCTGCTGGCCTGCAGTCGCGCGCGGCGGTCGCTGCTGGTCACCGCGGTCGAATCGGTCAGCGGCGACCGTGATCTGGTGCCCTCCCGGTTCCTCGGCGAACTCGACGAGACGGCCGACTCCAGCGAGCCGGGCCGCATCCCGTCGCCGGTCGATCCCGGCCGAGCCCTGGTGATGCAGGCACTGATCGCCGAATTGCGCGGTGTCGCATGCGATTGCGAGGAGAATCCGCGGCGTCGGCAGCGCGCGGCGCGCGAACTGGCCCGGCTGGCCCGCGCGGGCGTGCGCGGCGCACACCCCGACGACTGGTACGGCACCGCCGAACTCAGCTCGCAGATGCCGCTGTGGGGAGACGACCAGGGCCCGGTCGCGCTGTCCCCGTCCACGGTCGAGTTGTTGCAGACCTGCCCGCTGCGCTGGGCCCTCGAGCGCCACGGCGGCAGCGACGGCGACAATCCGTACGCGGTCAAGGGCAACCTCGTGCACACGCTGGTGCAGGCGCTGGCCGGACAGGTGTCGGAGGCGCAGGTCAAGGCCGCGCTGGTGCGCGCCTGGAAGACCGTCGATCCCACCGCCTCCGACGACGGCCCGCACAGCTGGCACTCCCGCCAGGAACTGCGCCGCACCGAATCCATGCTGGACACGTTCCTGGCCTGGTTGCACAACACCCGCAACGAACTCACCCAACTGGGGGTGGAGGTGCCGGTCGACTGCGTGCTGCCCGCCCGCGCGCCGGGGGAGTACGCCGTGCGGATCCGGGGCCGCGTCGATCGGGTCGAGCGCGATGCGTTCGGGCGCTTCGTGATCGTGGACGTCAAGACCGGCAAGACGCCGATCTCCAAGCAGGCCGCGCAGGACCACGCGCAGCTGGCGACCTACCAGGTCGCCGCGGCCGCGGGCGCGCTGGACGACGGATCGCCCGACGCCGAACCCGGCGGTGCCCGGCTGGTCTACGTCGCCAAACCGAGCACCAAGGAGGGCGCGGCGCAGCGGATGCAGGCCGCGCTGGACGCCGACGGTGTCGAGCAGTGGCGCGACGCCATCCATCAGGCCGCGGCCGCCACCCGCGGTCCCAGCTATCTGGCGATGCGCAACGACGGCTGCCGGCACTGCTCGGTGTCCGGCAGCTGCCCCGTGCAGGACACCGGGCGGCAGGTGACCGATACGTGA
- a CDS encoding ATP-dependent helicase — protein MPPPTAEQAAVIAAPPGPTLVVAGAGAGKTETMAARVVWMVANGSVAPDAVLGLTFTRKAAQQLTTRIRTRLARLAGSPLLREVDPSGRLRARVSGSEPEISTYHSYAGRLLGEHGLLLPVEPNATLLTETQLWQLAHRVVTGWDGDLDTDRTPVSVTEAVLALSGQLAEHLVEPEQLAEAHTELEKLILTLPRGPRQRGGPSQELLGILGVQHERVALLPLVQRLGEELRRRGALDFGSQMSLAARLAAEHPEVGAAERARFRLVLLDEYQDTGHAQRILLAALFGDLDSARGVDGPDDAANTFEDFGPPRRSADEDCHSGARAVGADRETGQPGEGPPGSGPDNARGGGSEGDAVAFEGFDSPHASAAEDSRGGERAAGADAETGVARDHTVGSAAAEGVSAGEGSAMGAVPGQRLAVTAVGDPMQSIYGWRGASAANLPRFATDFPVAPGVPAPVLPLLTSWRNPPEALELANSIAEPLRQTPGGVAVDALRPRPDAAAGTVALALAETVAHEREWVAERIAAEWEAHADAGAAPPTSAVLVRRNADAAPLAEALRERGLPVEIVGLGGLLATPEVADVVATLRLIADPGAGSAAVRILTGARWRLGVTDLAALARRARELSITRPPEQAPAITDPAALAEALRSVAPEPAERAGLADAIADPGPAEQYSEAGYQRIVGLGRELAALRERSGQSLPELVADVERTIGVGVETQARRASAGGGAGREHLDAFAEVVADYASDHRASLPGLLTFLAAAEEVENGLEPGEIEVARDRVQVLTVHAAKGLEWEVVAVPHVSRGVFPSGTAAGSWLGALAELPTSLRGDRRRDLDGADGEGVPVLDLSELYDRSDLDRAIKEHKDALNRRRLDEERRLFYVALTRTERALFVSGHHWAETGSTPKGPSDFLLDLKRVVEDPDATPAATVRVDLWADPPATDAANPFTDDPASAEWPRDPLGKRRTAIQEGAALVRAALVRAALAGEASDAPAKSSASDSRTPDERDTRRGPAGQLALFDTTTSPVDEPADDDPEGWAADVDALLAEHFAADAGVREVELPGQLPATALVELRADPAKLAARLRRPLPYPPSPFARRGTAFHAWLQQWFGATRLLELDELPGAADSGGADAELIRLQEAFLSSPWADRNPAEVEVAFETSLAGTLFRGRMDAVFAEPDGRWLVVDWKTGAEPTRAEEPAVAMQLAVYRLAWARLLATRTGADEHEMLEKIGAAFHYVRTGRTIAPPNLPGPQELAEFLTATVPAWAAPPDADTE, from the coding sequence ATGCCGCCGCCCACCGCCGAGCAGGCCGCGGTGATCGCCGCCCCGCCCGGCCCGACGCTGGTGGTGGCGGGAGCGGGCGCCGGTAAGACCGAGACGATGGCCGCGCGCGTGGTGTGGATGGTCGCCAACGGTTCGGTCGCGCCCGACGCGGTGCTGGGCCTGACCTTCACTCGAAAAGCCGCGCAGCAGTTGACCACTCGCATCCGTACCCGGCTGGCGCGGCTCGCCGGGTCACCGCTGCTGCGCGAGGTCGATCCGAGCGGCCGGTTGCGTGCGCGGGTATCGGGCTCCGAACCGGAGATCAGCACCTACCATTCGTACGCCGGTCGGCTGCTCGGCGAGCACGGGTTGCTGCTGCCGGTGGAGCCGAACGCGACCCTGCTCACCGAGACCCAGCTGTGGCAGCTCGCCCACCGGGTGGTCACCGGCTGGGACGGCGATCTCGACACCGACCGCACTCCGGTGTCGGTCACCGAGGCCGTGCTGGCGCTGTCCGGTCAGCTCGCCGAGCATCTGGTCGAACCCGAGCAACTGGCCGAGGCGCACACCGAACTCGAGAAGCTGATCCTGACCCTGCCGCGCGGCCCGCGCCAGCGCGGCGGCCCCAGCCAGGAGCTGCTCGGCATCCTCGGCGTCCAGCACGAACGAGTGGCGCTACTGCCCCTCGTGCAGCGGTTGGGCGAGGAGTTGCGCCGCCGGGGCGCACTGGATTTCGGTTCCCAGATGTCGCTGGCCGCGCGGCTGGCCGCCGAGCATCCGGAGGTGGGGGCCGCCGAACGAGCCCGGTTCCGCCTCGTGCTGCTGGACGAATACCAGGACACCGGCCACGCCCAGCGTATCCTCCTCGCCGCCCTGTTCGGCGATCTGGACAGCGCCCGCGGAGTCGACGGGCCGGACGATGCTGCGAACACCTTCGAAGATTTCGGCCCGCCGCGGCGGTCGGCAGACGAGGATTGCCACAGCGGTGCGCGGGCAGTCGGAGCGGATCGAGAGACGGGGCAGCCGGGGGAGGGGCCGCCCGGTTCCGGTCCGGACAACGCTCGCGGCGGCGGCTCCGAGGGCGATGCGGTGGCGTTCGAAGGGTTCGACTCTCCGCACGCGTCGGCCGCGGAGGATTCGCGTGGCGGTGAGCGGGCGGCCGGGGCGGATGCCGAGACGGGTGTGGCACGGGACCATACGGTGGGTTCCGCTGCCGCCGAAGGGGTCTCGGCGGGCGAGGGCTCGGCGATGGGGGCAGTTCCCGGGCAGCGGCTGGCGGTGACGGCGGTCGGTGATCCCATGCAGTCCATCTACGGCTGGCGGGGTGCGTCGGCGGCGAACCTGCCGCGGTTCGCTACCGATTTCCCGGTGGCGCCCGGGGTGCCGGCGCCGGTCCTGCCGCTGCTCACCAGCTGGCGTAATCCGCCGGAGGCGCTGGAGCTGGCGAACTCGATAGCCGAACCGCTGCGGCAGACGCCCGGGGGTGTCGCGGTCGACGCGCTGCGCCCCCGGCCCGACGCCGCGGCCGGGACGGTGGCGCTGGCGCTCGCCGAAACCGTTGCCCACGAACGCGAGTGGGTGGCCGAGCGGATCGCCGCCGAATGGGAGGCGCACGCCGACGCCGGTGCGGCCCCACCGACCTCCGCGGTCCTGGTGCGCCGCAACGCCGACGCCGCGCCGCTGGCGGAGGCGCTGCGTGAACGCGGATTGCCGGTGGAGATCGTGGGGCTCGGCGGCCTGCTGGCCACCCCGGAGGTGGCCGATGTGGTCGCCACGTTGCGCCTGATCGCCGATCCGGGCGCGGGCAGCGCGGCGGTGCGCATCCTGACCGGCGCGCGCTGGCGGCTCGGTGTGACCGATCTGGCCGCCCTGGCCCGCCGGGCGCGCGAGCTGTCCATCACCCGGCCGCCCGAGCAGGCCCCCGCGATCACCGACCCGGCCGCGCTGGCCGAGGCCCTGCGCTCGGTGGCGCCGGAACCGGCGGAACGGGCCGGGCTTGCCGACGCCATCGCCGATCCCGGTCCGGCGGAACAGTATTCGGAGGCCGGTTACCAGCGCATCGTCGGGTTGGGCCGGGAGCTGGCGGCATTGCGCGAACGCAGCGGGCAGTCGCTGCCGGAACTGGTCGCCGACGTGGAGCGCACCATCGGCGTCGGCGTCGAGACCCAGGCGCGGCGCGCCTCGGCGGGCGGCGGCGCGGGCCGCGAGCACCTCGACGCCTTCGCCGAGGTGGTCGCCGACTACGCGAGCGACCACCGTGCCTCGCTACCCGGCCTGCTGACCTTCCTGGCCGCGGCCGAGGAGGTCGAAAACGGTTTGGAGCCAGGCGAAATCGAGGTCGCCCGCGACCGCGTCCAGGTCCTGACCGTGCACGCCGCCAAGGGCCTGGAATGGGAGGTCGTGGCGGTCCCGCACGTATCGCGCGGAGTGTTCCCCTCCGGCACCGCCGCGGGCAGCTGGCTCGGCGCCCTGGCCGAACTCCCCACCTCCCTGCGCGGCGACCGCCGGCGCGACCTGGACGGGGCAGACGGTGAGGGGGTGCCCGTGCTGGATCTGTCGGAACTGTACGACCGGAGTGACCTGGACCGTGCGATCAAGGAGCACAAGGACGCGCTCAATCGGCGGCGGCTCGACGAGGAGCGTCGGCTGTTCTATGTGGCGCTGACCAGAACCGAACGGGCACTGTTCGTTTCGGGCCACCACTGGGCGGAGACCGGCTCGACGCCGAAGGGTCCGTCGGATTTCCTGCTGGACCTGAAGCGCGTCGTCGAGGATCCGGACGCCACCCCCGCCGCGACCGTCCGCGTCGACCTGTGGGCCGATCCCCCCGCCACCGACGCCGCCAATCCCTTCACCGACGACCCCGCCTCCGCCGAATGGCCCCGCGACCCACTGGGCAAGCGCCGCACCGCGATACAGGAGGGCGCCGCCCTGGTCCGCGCTGCCCTGGTCCGCGCCGCCCTCGCCGGGGAGGCATCGGACGCGCCGGCGAAATCGTCCGCCTCGGACAGCCGAACGCCCGACGAGAGGGACACGCGCCGCGGTCCCGCGGGGCAGCTGGCCCTGTTCGACACGACCACCTCGCCCGTGGACGAGCCCGCCGATGACGATCCCGAGGGCTGGGCGGCGGATGTGGACGCCCTGCTCGCGGAGCATTTCGCCGCCGATGCCGGGGTGCGGGAGGTGGAGCTGCCGGGGCAGCTGCCCGCTACCGCGCTGGTGGAGTTGCGGGCGGATCCGGCGAAGCTGGCGGCGCGGTTGCGGCGGCCGCTGCCCTATCCGCCGAGTCCGTTCGCGCGGCGCGGCACGGCTTTTCACGCGTGGTTGCAGCAGTGGTTCGGCGCGACCAGGCTGCTCGAGCTGGACGAGCTGCCGGGCGCGGCCGACAGCGGCGGCGCCGACGCCGAGCTGATCCGGCTGCAGGAGGCGTTCCTGTCCTCACCGTGGGCCGATCGCAATCCGGCGGAGGTCGAGGTGGCGTTCGAAACGTCGTTGGCGGGCACGCTGTTTCGCGGTCGCATGGACGCGGTCTTCGCCGAGCCGGACGGCCGCTGGCTGGTGGTGGACTGGAAGACCGGCGCCGAACCCACCCGCGCCGAGGAACCGGCCGTGGCGATGCAGCTGGCCGTCTACCGCCTGGCCTGGGCGCGCCTGCTGGCCACCCGCACCGGCGCCGACGAACACGAGATGCTCGAAAAGATCGGCGCCGCATTCCATTACGTGCGCACCGGCCGCACCATCGCCCCGCCGAACCTGCCGGGCCCGCAAGAGCTGGCGGAGTTCCTCACGGCCACCGTGCCCGCCTGGGCGGCGCCTCCCGACGCGGACACCGAGTGA